One Fibrobacter sp. UWH6 genomic window carries:
- a CDS encoding N-6 DNA methylase, with protein MAVSPALKLALEIQKIVSKKVPRGDEYVTIVCLAYLVHRRCLTKSRMLGEFSELNIPEDIKGDVIRLGVEDIWPEMQSLYLSYTDDDYKEVVEYFADNRRAYGFAASTPKSLSSLVYSLLDVKNGNTVVDLGHCCGSFLSHVIDRSPQVKVYGYEADANFNVIARCRMLLRAETNENLTAVLTNGEVFAVAAEELETKKQNGAREGVDDDSRKLLFSTPEISRKVFAHYPVRELKRPGANSIVVELANDVGLSVKQMSVDWLYHGLVAKTIGYKGRGVCVMSLSCAWKESDYDARKAFVECGLVECVIELPHGIYPSVESQLAIIILSRGNKGVRLVDASRLFEISRRTPVFNEEHIRQIVEESKAGGKYFSIEQLEKNGFCLSASRVDKLSLTMSSGEGESCTLDSIVKLNRGLILRAEEIDAAITEAYTGMRYLSVSGIVDNDLAPDLPNIDVTKIHRKVNEKIYCAKNKAIIVTRNGIPPRLAVVNLAAGEKLLVNNNLYMLTVDATRADADYVKLYLESDAGMKLLKMAFTGGRVGSLDMGGLLAMKIPLPSLAKQRAFVAKYMKVKGEADALKARLRQLSAELATLRNGIDK; from the coding sequence ATGGCTGTATCTCCCGCGCTCAAGCTCGCATTGGAAATCCAGAAGATTGTATCTAAGAAAGTGCCGAGAGGCGATGAGTATGTTACCATTGTTTGCTTGGCCTATCTCGTTCATCGCCGTTGCCTGACGAAATCTAGGATGCTGGGCGAGTTTAGTGAGTTGAATATCCCTGAAGATATTAAGGGGGATGTCATTCGTTTGGGCGTTGAAGATATTTGGCCTGAGATGCAGAGCCTTTATCTTAGTTATACAGATGATGATTACAAGGAAGTCGTTGAGTACTTCGCTGATAATCGCCGTGCTTATGGTTTTGCGGCATCGACTCCCAAGTCTCTCTCGAGCTTGGTTTATTCGTTGCTGGATGTTAAGAACGGTAACACCGTTGTAGATTTGGGTCATTGTTGTGGAAGCTTTCTTTCCCACGTAATTGATCGTTCCCCACAAGTGAAAGTCTATGGCTACGAGGCTGACGCGAATTTTAATGTGATTGCTCGCTGTCGTATGTTGCTCCGTGCGGAGACGAATGAAAACTTGACAGCTGTGCTGACAAATGGTGAAGTCTTCGCTGTTGCCGCAGAAGAACTTGAGACCAAAAAGCAGAATGGAGCAAGGGAAGGTGTGGATGATGATTCCCGGAAATTGTTGTTCAGTACCCCCGAAATATCAAGAAAGGTCTTCGCTCATTATCCTGTTAGAGAACTCAAACGACCTGGGGCTAACTCAATAGTTGTAGAGCTTGCGAATGATGTAGGCTTGAGTGTGAAGCAGATGTCCGTTGATTGGTTGTATCACGGCTTGGTTGCAAAAACCATTGGCTATAAGGGACGTGGCGTATGTGTGATGAGCTTAAGTTGTGCTTGGAAAGAAAGTGATTATGATGCCCGCAAAGCCTTTGTCGAATGCGGCTTGGTAGAATGCGTGATTGAACTGCCTCACGGAATTTATCCTAGCGTAGAAAGCCAGCTTGCAATAATCATTCTAAGTCGTGGCAATAAGGGCGTTCGTCTCGTTGATGCTAGTCGATTGTTTGAAATCTCGCGCAGAACACCCGTGTTCAATGAAGAACATATTCGTCAGATTGTAGAGGAATCGAAGGCTGGTGGCAAATACTTCTCTATTGAACAGTTGGAAAAGAATGGCTTCTGCTTGTCCGCGAGCCGCGTAGATAAACTGTCATTAACGATGTCGTCTGGTGAAGGCGAGTCTTGCACGCTTGATTCGATTGTGAAATTGAACAGAGGATTGATTCTGCGTGCAGAAGAAATAGATGCTGCGATTACCGAGGCGTACACGGGAATGCGCTATCTTTCTGTTAGCGGTATTGTAGATAATGATCTGGCTCCTGATCTTCCGAATATAGATGTGACTAAAATCCATAGGAAGGTAAATGAGAAGATATACTGCGCAAAGAACAAGGCAATCATTGTGACTCGTAACGGAATTCCGCCTCGTTTGGCTGTTGTTAATCTTGCCGCTGGTGAGAAGTTGCTAGTGAACAACAATCTATATATGCTGACTGTTGATGCGACAAGGGCTGATGCGGACTATGTGAAGCTATATCTTGAAAGCGATGCGGGTATGAAGCTGTTGAAGATGGCTTTCACGGGAGGTCGTGTTGGAAGCCTTGATATGGGAGGCTTGTTGGCGATGAAAATTCCGCTGCCATCGCTTGCTAAGCAAAGAGCTTTCGTCGCCAAGTATATGAAGGTTAAGGGCGAGGCCGATGCGTTGAAAGCTCGGTTGAGACAGCTCTCTGCCGAGTTGGCCACGCTGAGAAATGGTATAGATAAGTAG
- a CDS encoding TIGR02147 family protein has translation MKNIISYTDFRQYIRDFYEEQKRTSAFSWREFNKRAGFTSPNYLKLVCDGKSKLSKVKTESVAHAMDLTGYEADYFRLLVSLDNAKDDLSKKSILLQMDEMAKEHKARVIDGDAFEFYQSWEYPVIRELAPMMPGAKPHELAAACNEDVSAEDVSRILKFLVKRGFLKNENGSYTQTEKTVVGSKEAMPLAIRAMHRMMANYAEKAVDRYSTEERHFMGITMGINEELYGKVVEELENCCRRINAITANCENLDQVYRMNIQFFPFTKKV, from the coding sequence ATGAAGAACATCATAAGTTACACTGATTTCCGACAGTATATTAGGGACTTCTACGAAGAGCAAAAAAGGACATCCGCCTTCTCTTGGAGAGAATTCAACAAGCGGGCCGGATTCACCTCCCCAAACTACCTGAAGTTGGTTTGCGACGGAAAAAGCAAACTGAGCAAGGTCAAGACTGAATCCGTGGCTCACGCCATGGACCTGACGGGCTACGAGGCAGACTATTTTCGCCTATTGGTTTCCCTGGACAACGCCAAAGACGACCTTTCCAAAAAATCCATCTTGCTTCAGATGGATGAAATGGCAAAGGAACACAAAGCCCGCGTCATCGACGGCGATGCTTTTGAATTTTATCAGTCTTGGGAATACCCCGTCATTCGAGAACTGGCACCCATGATGCCGGGAGCAAAGCCCCACGAATTGGCGGCAGCCTGCAACGAAGATGTTTCGGCAGAAGACGTAAGCCGCATTTTAAAATTTCTTGTGAAGCGGGGTTTCCTGAAAAACGAAAACGGCAGTTACACCCAGACAGAAAAAACTGTAGTAGGGTCCAAGGAGGCGATGCCCCTGGCAATTCGAGCCATGCACCGGATGATGGCCAATTATGCAGAAAAGGCTGTTGACAGGTATTCAACCGAAGAGCGACATTTCATGGGAATTACCATGGGGATCAACGAGGAACTTTACGGCAAGGTGGTGGAAGAACTGGAAAATTGCTGCAGACGCATCAATGCCATCACCGCCAACTGCGAGAACCTGGACCAGGTTTACCGCATGAACATTCAATTTTTCCCATTTACAAAAAAGGTTTAG
- a CDS encoding tyrosine-type recombinase/integrase — MESLCPQVFDCEQGSSVTGYQGLDFGMLYERFLAFIDVRPKSVETYRRAIRQFFDYMKMNSITSPVRDDVVAYRESMKAAGKSPSTIRLYLTAVKMFFQWLDMEGLYNNIAVRVKGCKQDKGFHKDYLTTNQAKLLLDSMPRDSVDQKRDYAIVRLSLTTGLRTIEVARSNVEDLRTVGDSLVLYVQGKGRDEKTTFVKVAPKAEAAIREYLAVRGRVAPSAPLFACASNVNKDGRLSTRSISRIEKNALVRAGLDSPRLTAHSLRHTAATLNLLNGGSLEETQQLLRHNNINTTLIYAHSLERAKNNSEMRIEQALG, encoded by the coding sequence ATGGAATCGCTTTGCCCTCAAGTATTTGATTGCGAACAGGGATCGTCCGTTACGGGCTATCAGGGACTTGATTTTGGAATGCTGTACGAACGCTTCCTTGCGTTCATTGATGTTCGTCCCAAGAGTGTAGAGACCTATCGTCGAGCCATACGGCAGTTCTTTGACTATATGAAGATGAACTCCATTACGAGCCCCGTCCGTGACGATGTCGTTGCCTATCGCGAATCAATGAAGGCGGCTGGTAAGAGCCCGAGTACAATTCGCCTTTACTTGACAGCTGTCAAGATGTTCTTCCAATGGCTTGATATGGAAGGCTTGTACAACAATATCGCGGTTCGTGTGAAGGGCTGCAAGCAGGATAAGGGCTTCCATAAGGACTACCTGACAACTAACCAAGCGAAGCTCCTCTTGGATTCTATGCCTCGTGATAGCGTTGACCAAAAGCGAGACTATGCCATAGTTAGACTGTCCCTTACGACGGGACTCCGTACGATAGAGGTTGCTCGATCCAATGTGGAGGACCTTAGGACGGTTGGGGATAGCTTGGTGCTGTATGTTCAGGGCAAGGGACGTGACGAGAAGACGACCTTCGTCAAGGTAGCCCCTAAGGCAGAAGCTGCTATTCGTGAGTATCTTGCCGTCCGTGGGCGTGTCGCTCCGTCCGCACCATTGTTTGCTTGCGCTTCCAACGTAAACAAGGATGGTCGTCTCTCAACGAGGAGCATTAGCCGTATTGAGAAGAATGCTTTGGTTCGAGCCGGGCTGGATAGCCCCCGCCTCACGGCGCATAGTCTCCGTCATACTGCTGCTACCCTGAACCTGCTGAATGGAGGGTCCCTAGAGGAGACCCAACAGCTCTTACGGCATAACAATATCAACACAACGCTCATATACGCTCATAGCCTTGAACGAGCCAAGAACAACAGCGAGATGCGTATAGAACAAGCCTTAGGGTAG
- a CDS encoding site-specific integrase, whose translation MKVPDKLTFGAERVHIREKKLKDGRKSLFLDYSHLGKRKKIYLGLIFHEDNKEDKARAYKEAETYRTKQEKKINAIDAGIPVKEYEGRYTLLYRYAELIASRKRKANTARNYLVLAKKLPKDITLADVNRLNFNSLLDSITKDTSENTKHLYGVLIRALLNQAETDELIPHAPNLKKLIEAQKPGNKEHLTRDELQRILDIPLANEAVASSRQAFLFACYTSLRYSDIASLRWEHIKRSVAEDGFEDRIIVKEQIKTSNEVQIPLSPTAEMLLPDEKERGLVFENLSPLNTIERHLKKMMELAHIDKHITFHCARHTFAVLTIQDEGDLYGVSQTMGHTDLKTTQVYTKFLHNGRRRVVNRMPPLIKPASPEENHESRITTSHTGIPSQGFSSNPVFVISKDEQAPSNIIKLVGEDINEFEKKAEEAFPSA comes from the coding sequence ATGAAAGTCCCTGACAAACTGACATTTGGTGCCGAACGCGTACACATCCGCGAGAAAAAACTTAAGGACGGAAGAAAATCCCTTTTTCTCGACTACAGCCATCTTGGCAAGCGAAAAAAGATATACCTCGGTCTCATCTTTCACGAAGACAACAAGGAGGATAAGGCTCGAGCCTATAAAGAAGCCGAGACTTACCGAACTAAGCAAGAGAAGAAGATAAACGCAATCGATGCAGGCATTCCCGTAAAGGAATACGAAGGGCGCTACACACTTCTCTACCGCTACGCAGAACTGATCGCTAGCAGAAAGCGCAAGGCAAACACAGCTCGTAACTACCTCGTTCTAGCCAAGAAGCTGCCCAAAGACATCACGCTGGCTGACGTCAATAGGCTCAACTTCAACAGTCTACTAGACAGCATCACCAAGGATACCTCGGAAAATACAAAACACCTCTACGGAGTGTTAATCCGCGCCTTGTTGAACCAAGCTGAGACAGACGAGCTCATCCCCCACGCACCCAATCTCAAGAAGCTCATTGAAGCCCAAAAGCCGGGCAATAAAGAGCATCTAACAAGAGACGAACTTCAAAGAATCCTAGACATTCCTCTAGCAAACGAAGCAGTAGCTTCCTCCCGCCAAGCGTTCCTTTTCGCTTGCTACACCAGCCTCAGATACAGCGACATCGCTTCCCTGAGATGGGAACACATCAAGCGTTCTGTTGCTGAAGACGGATTTGAAGACCGCATCATAGTGAAGGAGCAAATAAAAACTTCAAACGAAGTTCAAATACCACTATCACCAACAGCAGAAATGCTATTGCCTGATGAAAAAGAACGGGGTCTCGTATTCGAAAACCTCTCTCCATTAAACACCATCGAACGACATCTAAAGAAAATGATGGAGCTCGCCCACATCGACAAGCATATCACATTTCATTGTGCTAGGCACACGTTTGCAGTCCTGACAATCCAAGACGAAGGTGACCTGTATGGTGTAAGCCAAACTATGGGACACACCGACCTCAAGACAACCCAAGTGTACACAAAATTCCTTCACAACGGAAGAAGAAGAGTCGTCAACCGAATGCCACCTCTCATCAAGCCAGCTTCGCCTGAAGAAAACCACGAGTCCCGTATTACAACAAGCCATACAGGGATACCCTCGCAAGGATTCTCTTCCAATCCAGTTTTCGTCATTTCCAAGGACGAACAGGCTCCCAGCAACATCATCAAACTCGTCGGAGAGGACATCAATGAATTCGAAAAAAAAGCGGAAGAGGCATTCCCTTCCGCGTGA
- a CDS encoding 3'-5' exonuclease — protein MHGAAPVYEMAESPDAEGKKVLDWLAELKKDGKEYSDICIAAYSNNSLRRIKDLLHKQNIASYDRTSGSAKGDAKGVNLCTFHSIKGLEFKSVILMGVNEQNVPSKVVPNAYPFTDKDAVQQKDYLLQMRSLLYVAITRARETTFITGTGEQCGLLK, from the coding sequence ATGCACGGTGCTGCACCCGTCTATGAGATGGCTGAGAGCCCTGATGCCGAGGGTAAAAAGGTGTTGGATTGGCTAGCCGAGTTGAAGAAGGATGGCAAGGAATACTCTGACATCTGCATTGCTGCCTATAGCAATAACTCCCTGCGTCGCATCAAGGACCTGCTGCACAAGCAGAACATTGCCTCTTACGACCGCACAAGTGGTAGCGCTAAGGGTGATGCCAAGGGTGTAAACCTATGTACCTTCCACTCCATTAAGGGTCTTGAGTTCAAGTCTGTCATCCTGATGGGCGTCAACGAGCAGAATGTGCCCTCCAAGGTCGTTCCTAACGCCTATCCGTTCACCGACAAGGATGCCGTTCAGCAGAAAGACTACCTCCTGCAAATGCGCTCCCTGCTCTACGTGGCCATCACCCGCGCTAGGGAGACCACGTTTATCACAGGAACGGGTGAACAGTGTGGGTTGCTGAAGTAG
- a CDS encoding tyrosine-type recombinase/integrase, translating to MFRYSLVQKNKSTGNLFYSIRITDTDTHKTKFISTHTKNKKLALEIMDKVQHQELHPTEKRSVPTLEEGVKKFIDYTINTAQSRRTILDYTNQAKSLLQYAQTKEIYLDNIDKLELLQEFQKATENFKPSTKKQRRSIWVICFNWIIKNYDLNIKNPMDGIKPPKAPRIEKTFFTPEEIETILDKAETKEIRLLFSFMAFEGLRFSEAKNMKYEDITDGIKVIGKGQKFAKIPLSNRMKAELEKFASDKKSGFIFNRVKFPNNTINRHLHKITKILGIEKETTLHTFRHSFASNLLRAGANIVSVSKLMRHENPQITLAIYSHVIPNDLDKTINILK from the coding sequence ATGTTTAGATATTCACTTGTGCAAAAGAATAAATCAACAGGCAATTTATTCTATTCAATCCGCATAACAGACACCGACACCCACAAAACAAAATTTATAAGCACCCACACAAAAAATAAAAAGTTGGCTCTTGAAATTATGGACAAAGTCCAACATCAAGAACTGCACCCAACAGAAAAAAGGTCTGTTCCCACACTAGAAGAGGGAGTAAAAAAATTTATTGATTACACGATAAACACCGCCCAAAGCAGACGAACAATACTTGATTACACCAATCAAGCAAAAAGCCTTTTGCAATATGCCCAAACAAAAGAAATTTATCTTGACAACATAGATAAACTAGAACTACTGCAAGAATTTCAAAAAGCAACCGAAAATTTCAAACCTAGCACCAAAAAACAAAGACGTAGCATCTGGGTAATTTGTTTTAATTGGATAATAAAAAATTATGACCTCAACATAAAAAATCCAATGGACGGAATAAAACCACCCAAAGCCCCACGAATAGAAAAAACATTTTTTACACCCGAAGAAATAGAAACGATTTTAGACAAAGCAGAAACAAAAGAAATTAGGCTTTTATTCTCTTTTATGGCTTTTGAAGGCTTACGATTCAGCGAAGCAAAAAACATGAAATACGAAGATATTACAGACGGAATAAAGGTAATTGGCAAAGGTCAAAAGTTCGCAAAAATCCCACTATCCAACAGAATGAAAGCAGAACTTGAAAAATTTGCAAGCGATAAAAAAAGCGGTTTTATTTTTAATAGGGTCAAATTTCCAAACAACACAATAAACAGACACTTACACAAAATCACAAAGATTTTAGGCATAGAAAAAGAAACCACACTACACACATTTAGACACTCTTTCGCTAGTAATCTATTAAGGGCTGGGGCAAATATTGTTTCTGTTTCAAAACTTATGAGGCACGAAAACCCACAAATAACACTCGCAATTTATAGCCACGTTATCCCAAACGATTTAGACAAAACAATCAATATTTTAAAATAA
- a CDS encoding fibrobacter succinogenes major paralogous domain-containing protein, protein MMKVFFLKRSVVPLAALIFALAACSEGPSSPAKESSHNNEDENSVREVATVYDLGRCTREREGDTVYVIEKLRDYVCINHAWIDASEDLAIKSSSSKKESYSSMNEEFSDKNSSSSIKSGAQDTTHSSSSKQNSLENTPSSSGKQDLAEASSSSMQPSSSSKAIPSSSATLSSPSTVSSSSVQPQSSSHESSSSYSSSSTEIEESSSSETQSSELTHREVSDVYGIGACSIDNDGHTVFVTANAVTYVCEDGVWSIYVTSPSITGSSSSVDQASIPSYTEITDILQLSKCNEDSEGATTLSLKDTTYYTCTNGVWQKGDIHGYIVKKRSILGKAHKGPFQFGSTVYLRELAGDELRYTGKVYVDEISSNKGDYVIPSVNLIYPYVSIEVTGLYRNEVSGEYSQKPLTLYALTDLSVDNRTKVNVNLLTHLEYKRALHLVRKGYSILAAKKQADQEIMTAFELPTTIKYSEDLSIFEDNEEDNVDYANASLMMLNLLFLGNRNDDEIESTIETFVSDFEKDGVWDDASTKAAMADFAIDVNSSEILANVKDWNILDIPAFETQLEMFWNNVYKLGGCTAVRKGVVSQNKNELSKNYNVYYVCKDSRWVKASQIEYDTYGWTAGKIGEVKKGDVSDTKYVYRDGSWSTASSVESTLGSCTTANSSTISQYTPPHETNSYYYVCANTYWVCISTYTADTYGWSNGELNEVRKGNVTEQKYIYKDNKWKEANEQERSLGSCIKDTYNTIGVHDGEYYICKESVCEIYSQCTYNVWVKPTDSEIIEQDTRNTPCTQDGSIISGQLYSENKYVCDNGSFRFALETEIKINAGCNSYTIDNTISIDVDDWHQEIYKCTEATGWKISGLNYINHTMTDPRDGQVYKTTKIGNQIWMAENLNYAYNTPTETLDSSSFCYDNDAENCKKYGRLYLWSAAMDSSAIFSLDGLGCGDGAECNSKGEIQGVCPEGWHLPSLTDIETLYINSYEIFGDTAQVDTASDGSIRVAMAGYVLKSSDEWIRGGGKDYFKFSAKPAGCVYFETDRRRHEGEGIFAPFWTSTNARNYSVYAWGFESNANNGLAHLAPKYAGYSVRCLTTIE, encoded by the coding sequence ATGATGAAGGTTTTCTTTTTAAAAAGGTCAGTGGTCCCCCTCGCAGCACTCATTTTCGCCCTTGCAGCGTGTAGCGAAGGCCCAAGTTCTCCTGCCAAGGAATCATCCCACAATAATGAAGATGAGAATTCCGTCCGCGAGGTTGCAACGGTCTACGACCTTGGACGCTGCACAAGAGAACGAGAAGGCGACACAGTCTATGTCATCGAGAAACTTCGCGACTACGTCTGCATCAACCACGCCTGGATCGACGCTTCAGAAGACCTCGCCATAAAATCCTCCTCCAGCAAGAAGGAGTCCTATTCATCAATGAATGAGGAATTTTCTGATAAAAATTCATCATCATCAATAAAAAGCGGCGCTCAAGACACAACACATTCATCTTCAAGTAAACAGAACTCCTTAGAGAACACCCCCTCTTCATCAGGCAAACAGGACCTTGCGGAAGCAAGTTCATCCTCAATGCAACCATCCTCCTCATCCAAAGCCATACCATCTTCATCAGCAACTTTATCCTCTCCATCTACAGTCTCATCTTCATCAGTACAGCCTCAATCTTCTTCACACGAGAGTTCTTCTTCATATTCCTCCTCATCCACCGAGATTGAGGAGAGTTCTTCATCTGAAACCCAAAGTTCAGAATTGACACACAGGGAAGTATCTGATGTATACGGCATCGGCGCCTGTTCTATCGACAATGACGGTCATACCGTATTTGTAACAGCAAATGCAGTCACATACGTTTGTGAAGATGGAGTATGGTCAATCTACGTTACATCGCCATCCATTACTGGATCAAGTTCCTCAGTCGATCAAGCAAGCATCCCCAGCTACACAGAAATAACTGACATATTGCAACTAAGCAAATGCAATGAGGACTCCGAAGGAGCGACTACTCTCTCTCTAAAGGATACGACCTACTACACCTGCACTAACGGCGTTTGGCAGAAGGGCGACATTCACGGATACATAGTAAAGAAACGTTCCATCCTAGGTAAAGCCCACAAGGGGCCATTTCAATTTGGCTCTACAGTATACCTAAGAGAACTTGCGGGAGACGAGCTTCGCTACACAGGCAAAGTCTACGTGGATGAAATCAGCAGCAACAAAGGGGATTACGTCATCCCCAGTGTGAACCTGATTTATCCCTACGTCAGCATCGAGGTAACAGGCTTGTATAGAAACGAAGTTTCAGGAGAGTATTCGCAGAAGCCTCTAACACTCTACGCATTGACTGATCTTAGCGTAGACAATCGAACCAAGGTCAATGTCAACCTGCTCACCCATCTTGAATATAAACGAGCCCTACACCTAGTTCGAAAGGGATACAGCATTCTCGCAGCAAAGAAGCAAGCCGACCAAGAAATCATGACGGCATTCGAATTACCAACAACAATCAAATACAGTGAAGACCTGAGCATATTCGAGGATAACGAAGAAGACAATGTTGATTACGCAAACGCAAGTCTAATGATGTTAAATCTTTTATTCCTCGGCAATCGAAACGACGACGAAATCGAGTCTACAATCGAAACTTTCGTTTCCGACTTTGAAAAGGACGGCGTTTGGGACGACGCATCAACCAAGGCCGCTATGGCAGATTTCGCAATCGATGTCAACAGCAGTGAAATTCTAGCTAATGTCAAAGATTGGAACATTTTGGACATTCCTGCTTTCGAAACCCAACTTGAAATGTTTTGGAACAACGTGTATAAGCTTGGAGGCTGCACAGCTGTTCGCAAAGGAGTCGTATCACAAAATAAAAACGAGTTGAGCAAAAACTATAACGTGTACTACGTATGCAAAGACAGTCGTTGGGTCAAGGCGTCACAAATTGAATACGACACCTACGGTTGGACCGCTGGAAAAATCGGAGAAGTCAAAAAAGGTGACGTATCCGACACGAAGTATGTGTATAGAGATGGCTCATGGAGTACCGCAAGTTCTGTAGAAAGTACTCTCGGTTCCTGCACAACAGCAAATTCTTCTACAATCAGTCAATACACGCCCCCTCACGAAACCAATTCCTATTACTACGTCTGTGCAAATACATACTGGGTCTGTATAAGCACTTACACAGCAGACACCTACGGTTGGAGTAACGGAGAACTAAACGAGGTTAGAAAAGGAAACGTAACCGAACAAAAATACATATACAAAGACAATAAATGGAAAGAAGCCAACGAACAAGAGCGTTCCTTAGGTTCTTGCATTAAAGACACCTATAACACTATTGGAGTACACGACGGAGAATATTATATCTGCAAAGAGTCCGTTTGCGAAATCTACAGCCAATGCACTTATAATGTTTGGGTAAAGCCAACCGATTCCGAAATCATAGAACAAGACACGCGCAATACACCATGTACACAAGACGGATCAATTATAAGCGGCCAGCTCTACTCCGAAAACAAATATGTTTGTGATAACGGATCATTCCGATTCGCTTTGGAAACAGAAATAAAAATCAACGCAGGATGCAACAGCTATACCATCGACAACACAATTAGCATCGACGTAGACGATTGGCATCAAGAGATTTATAAATGTACAGAAGCAACTGGCTGGAAGATTAGTGGATTAAATTACATAAACCATACAATGACAGACCCACGAGACGGGCAAGTTTACAAAACGACAAAAATCGGCAATCAAATTTGGATGGCTGAAAATCTGAATTACGCATACAATACACCTACAGAGACATTAGACTCATCTAGTTTCTGCTACGATAACGATGCTGAAAATTGCAAAAAGTACGGCCGACTATATCTGTGGTCTGCCGCTATGGACTCCTCTGCAATATTTTCATTAGATGGATTAGGTTGTGGAGACGGAGCAGAATGCAACTCGAAAGGAGAAATTCAAGGCGTATGCCCAGAAGGATGGCATCTCCCCTCCCTCACAGATATCGAAACTCTTTATATAAATTCATACGAAATCTTTGGAGATACGGCACAAGTAGACACCGCAAGTGATGGATCAATCAGAGTCGCGATGGCAGGATACGTGTTAAAATCTTCTGATGAGTGGATTCGTGGAGGCGGCAAAGATTATTTCAAATTTTCTGCAAAACCCGCTGGTTGCGTTTATTTTGAAACCGATCGAAGACGACACGAAGGCGAAGGAATCTTCGCTCCTTTTTGGACATCAACTAATGCAAGAAATTATTCCGTATATGCCTGGGGTTTCGAATCTAATGCTAATAACGGGCTAGCGCATTTGGCACCCAAATACGCTGGATATTCAGTGCGCTGCCTCACAACCATAGAGTAG
- a CDS encoding helix-turn-helix domain-containing protein, translating to MLNSSLVNESLLSKYLSNVEGLNRFNELANARLAKLIEQREACFRNSLIGVVRPLLEQLLPTVLNEVTFPEREGLYDVSAAARYLNVSVHSVYNLVHTDCLGYSKVLGQYRFRKEDLDEYLKLAHVRTERERMRDVADRELLSEIKRNRKRKRCLE from the coding sequence ATGTTGAACTCGTCTTTAGTGAACGAGAGTCTTCTTTCCAAATACCTCTCCAATGTAGAGGGACTTAATCGATTTAATGAGCTTGCAAATGCTCGTTTGGCTAAGCTGATTGAACAGCGGGAAGCCTGTTTTCGGAATAGCTTGATTGGGGTGGTTCGTCCATTGCTGGAGCAGCTTCTGCCAACGGTCTTGAACGAAGTGACGTTTCCTGAGCGGGAGGGGCTGTATGACGTTTCCGCTGCGGCACGATATTTGAATGTAAGCGTACATAGCGTGTACAACCTTGTACATACAGACTGTCTTGGTTATTCGAAGGTGCTGGGACAGTACCGCTTTAGAAAAGAAGACCTAGATGAGTATCTGAAGTTAGCTCACGTTCGTACGGAACGAGAACGTATGAGGGATGTTGCGGATAGAGAATTGCTTTCTGAGATAAAGCGAAATAGAAAACGCAAACGCTGCCTTGAGTGA
- a CDS encoding DUF2334 domain-containing protein, translating to MEINKDIADLQAAEEYRNKRKKFILCYHNFNAKNFKKASVQIRKLAEAAGSPISIAVVPSIGGVPESEAEEFQATIQQFVDEGYEIMIHGAHHRADLAVNRTWVGKIAQWISGNEAEFAGLDEKFTIALLKRSLALWKANCSHAIPSGFVPPIWFGNRHLREQALEQFDNYEDLHFIYSKRDGSIKKIPSKALSFSIVPDILLGIAQTRACLTMMLPGGIPRLVFHQKDFFTIGEKRILNLIRYVSTMREKVMYKDL from the coding sequence ATGGAAATCAATAAGGATATTGCCGACCTTCAAGCTGCTGAAGAATATCGCAACAAGCGAAAGAAGTTCATTCTGTGCTATCATAACTTCAATGCGAAGAATTTCAAGAAGGCTTCCGTACAAATCCGCAAGCTGGCTGAAGCTGCTGGTTCCCCCATCAGTATCGCCGTGGTCCCCTCCATCGGCGGTGTTCCGGAATCCGAAGCCGAAGAATTCCAGGCAACCATCCAGCAGTTCGTTGACGAAGGCTACGAAATCATGATTCACGGCGCACATCACCGTGCAGACCTGGCAGTCAACAGAACTTGGGTTGGTAAAATTGCCCAATGGATTTCCGGCAACGAAGCCGAATTCGCCGGTCTCGATGAAAAATTCACCATCGCCCTCCTGAAACGCAGCCTTGCCCTTTGGAAGGCCAACTGCAGCCACGCCATTCCCTCTGGCTTTGTCCCGCCCATCTGGTTCGGCAACCGCCACCTGCGTGAACAGGCTCTGGAACAGTTCGACAATTACGAAGACCTGCATTTTATTTACAGCAAGAGAGACGGCTCCATCAAGAAGATTCCATCCAAGGCTCTCAGCTTCTCCATCGTCCCAGATATTCTTCTGGGAATCGCCCAGACCAGAGCCTGCCTGACCATGATGCTCCCCGGCGGCATTCCCCGTCTGGTATTCCACCAGAAGGATTTCTTTACCATTGGCGAAAAGAGAATTTTGAACTTAATCCGTTACGTATCCACCATGCGTGAAAAAGTGATGTACAAGGACCTGTAA